Proteins encoded within one genomic window of Cyprinus carpio isolate SPL01 chromosome A15, ASM1834038v1, whole genome shotgun sequence:
- the LOC109076527 gene encoding hypermethylated in cancer 1 protein-like isoform X1, giving the protein MIIKGDLDRMAEEIGHPGIGLKSMLDAMEVQSHAKHLLLQLNTQRTKGFLCDVIIVVQNALFRAHKNILAASSLYLKSLVVHDNLINLDHEMVSPGVFRVILDYIYTGRLSEGDPTSPSEPNIGAVLAAASYLQLLDLVTLCKKKLKRNGKYHLRPNPGFLPYKIDSGGMGGGRIRISTPVIHPFYPGGVVSTPRPTPLEDLAPLPLAPHAGELYAPAPTQGPPPYPPAKTSLSPQSGLRPTDRSSSSVYGLDLSKKSPSSQSQLPSGHPHSISSLHPEDEPEGELDQRTSPLLSPNDGSRKMETAHHVGSLTPHPFPLPNHPLAPHLPHLHRSQGQEPYPCPPSPEPMEDSREQGRDGSNIYRWVKNEPSNPEDEDEEDEEDESGGIGEQDKERHQHMNHHKNSEEKLTMNERGYDRGTCDDGEDENGTGSEETGSSEGRPSPPVQGGRYHMPYEPESFGDNLYVCIPCDKGFPSSEQLNAHVETHTEEELNNGSELDNNSNSKLTNAHGPRSLNNSSGLHSPFLDSKSTQNLHSIGLGEIIRPYRCSSCDKSYKDPATLRQHEKTHWLTRPYPCSICGKKFTQRGTMTRHMRSHLGLKPFACDACGMRFTRQYRLTEHMRIHSGEKPYECQVCGGKFAQQRNLISHMKMHSSGTGGGGVTPDGNLKIDFSEGIYPLSKYTAEHLGLKQEKTSDLLTASQHLLVDAKVMESLYPLSKLAVEHLGLTHNKMDVLNQPLPPTSQQLSAESRTIDCYSPS; this is encoded by the coding sequence GTATTGGTCTGAAGTCGATGCTGGATGCCATGGAAGTCCAAAGTCATGCTAAGCACCTCCTCTTGCAGTTGAACACACAACGAACCAAAGGCTTCTTGTGTGATGTTATCATCGTGGTGCAGAATGCATTGTTCCGTGCTCACAAGAACATCCTGGCAGCCAGTAGCCTCTACCTTAAGTCTCTTGTTGTTCATGACAACCTCATCAATCTGGACCATGAGATGGTCAGTCCAGGTGTGTTTCGAGTCATTCTTGACTATATCTACACAGGACGCTTAAGTGAAGGTGACCCCACCTCTCCATCTGAGCCAAATATAGGAGCAGTGCTGGCGGCGGCAAGTTATCTGCAGCTGCTGGATCTGGTGACTCTATGCAAGAAGAAGCTGAAGAGAAATGGGAAGTACCATTTACGTCCCAACCCTGGGTTTTTACCTTACAAGATTGACTCCGGTGGCATGGGAGGAGGAAGGATTAGAATATCTACCCCTGTCATCCACCCCTTCTACCCTGGAGGAGTAGTTAGCACCCCTCGTCCTACACCATTAGAGGACCTGGCCCCTCTCCCACTGGCCCCTCATGCCGGAGAACTTTATGCACCAGCTCCCACCCAGGGTCCACCACCTTACCCCCCAGCAAAGACATCCCTGTCGCCCCAGTCAGGCCTGCGCCCTACTGACAGGAGCAGCTCATCCGTCTACGGCCTTGACCTGTCCAAGAAAAGTCCAAGTTCCCAGTCCCAGCTTCCTTCTGGTCACCCCCATTCTATCTCCTCACTCCACCCAGAAGATGAGCCAGAGGGGGAGCTAGATCAAAGAACTAGCCCCCTGCTCAGTCCCAACGATGGCTCCAGAAAAATGGAGACAGCCCATCATGTGGGGTCTCTCACCCCACACCCCTTCCCTCTACCCAACCATCCTCTTGCACCCCATCTTCCCCACCTGCACCGTTCTCAGGGCCAAGAACCTTACCCTTGCCCTCCCAGCCCAGAACCCATGGAGGACTCCAGAGAACAAGGCAGAGATGGGTCCAACATCTATCGGTGGGTGAAGAATGAGCCTTCCAACCcagaggatgaagatgaagaagacgAAGAGGATGAGAGTGGAGGAATCGGTGAGCAGGATAAAGAGAGACACCAGCACATGAATCACCATAAGAACAGTGAGGAAAAGCTGACCATGAATGAGCGGGGCTATGACAGAGGGACCTGCGATGATGGAGAGGATGAGAATGGGACTGGCAGCGAAGAGACTGGGAGCAGTGAGGGTCGTCCATCTCCCCCTGTTCAAGGTGGAAGATATCATATGCCGTATGAGCCAGAAAGTTTCGGAGATAACTTGTACGTGTGCATCCCCTGCGACAAAGGCTTCCCCAGCTCAGAGCAGCTCAATGCCCATGTGGAAACTCATACCGAGGAGGAGCTAAACAACGGGAGTGAGCTggacaacaacagcaacagcaaactTACCAATGCTCATGGACCTAGAAGCTTGAACAACTCTAGTGGCCTCCACAGCCCTTTCTTAGATAGCAAATCGACGCAAAACCTCCATTCCATTGGCCTTGGGGAGATCATAAGACCATATCGCTGTTCATCATGTGACAAGTCTTACAAAGATCCTGCCACCTTGAGGCAACATGAGAAAACCCACTGGCTGACACGCCCATACCCCTGTAGCATCTGTGGCAAGAAGTTCACCCAACGTGGTACCATGACACGCCACATGCGGAGCCATTTGGGCCTAAAACCTTTTGCCTGTGATGCCTGTGGCATGCGCTTTACTCGACAGTACCGTCTGACAGAACACATGCGCATCCactctggagagaagccttatgaGTGCCAGGTGTGCGGTGGCAAATTTGCTCAGCAACGCAACCTCATCAGTCACATGAAGATGCACAGCAGTGGAACAGGTGGCGGAGGAGTAACTCCTGACGGCAATCTGAAGATAGACTTCTCCGAGGGGATTTATCCCCTGAGCAAGTACACCGCTGAGCATCTGGGTCTGAAGCAGGAGAAAACCTCAGACCTTCTTACAGCCTCTCAGCACCTGCTGGTTGATGCCAAAGTCATGGAGAGCCTCTACCCGCTGTCAAAGCTGGCTGTGGAACACCTTGGCCTTACCCACAACAAGATGGACGTCCTGAACCAGCCACTGCCTCCCACTTCCCAGCAGCTCTCGGCAGAGTCCCGCACCATTGACTGCTACTCTCCCAGCTAG
- the LOC109076527 gene encoding hypermethylated in cancer 1 protein-like isoform X2, with translation MLDAMEVQSHAKHLLLQLNTQRTKGFLCDVIIVVQNALFRAHKNILAASSLYLKSLVVHDNLINLDHEMVSPGVFRVILDYIYTGRLSEGDPTSPSEPNIGAVLAAASYLQLLDLVTLCKKKLKRNGKYHLRPNPGFLPYKIDSGGMGGGRIRISTPVIHPFYPGGVVSTPRPTPLEDLAPLPLAPHAGELYAPAPTQGPPPYPPAKTSLSPQSGLRPTDRSSSSVYGLDLSKKSPSSQSQLPSGHPHSISSLHPEDEPEGELDQRTSPLLSPNDGSRKMETAHHVGSLTPHPFPLPNHPLAPHLPHLHRSQGQEPYPCPPSPEPMEDSREQGRDGSNIYRWVKNEPSNPEDEDEEDEEDESGGIGEQDKERHQHMNHHKNSEEKLTMNERGYDRGTCDDGEDENGTGSEETGSSEGRPSPPVQGGRYHMPYEPESFGDNLYVCIPCDKGFPSSEQLNAHVETHTEEELNNGSELDNNSNSKLTNAHGPRSLNNSSGLHSPFLDSKSTQNLHSIGLGEIIRPYRCSSCDKSYKDPATLRQHEKTHWLTRPYPCSICGKKFTQRGTMTRHMRSHLGLKPFACDACGMRFTRQYRLTEHMRIHSGEKPYECQVCGGKFAQQRNLISHMKMHSSGTGGGGVTPDGNLKIDFSEGIYPLSKYTAEHLGLKQEKTSDLLTASQHLLVDAKVMESLYPLSKLAVEHLGLTHNKMDVLNQPLPPTSQQLSAESRTIDCYSPS, from the coding sequence ATGCTGGATGCCATGGAAGTCCAAAGTCATGCTAAGCACCTCCTCTTGCAGTTGAACACACAACGAACCAAAGGCTTCTTGTGTGATGTTATCATCGTGGTGCAGAATGCATTGTTCCGTGCTCACAAGAACATCCTGGCAGCCAGTAGCCTCTACCTTAAGTCTCTTGTTGTTCATGACAACCTCATCAATCTGGACCATGAGATGGTCAGTCCAGGTGTGTTTCGAGTCATTCTTGACTATATCTACACAGGACGCTTAAGTGAAGGTGACCCCACCTCTCCATCTGAGCCAAATATAGGAGCAGTGCTGGCGGCGGCAAGTTATCTGCAGCTGCTGGATCTGGTGACTCTATGCAAGAAGAAGCTGAAGAGAAATGGGAAGTACCATTTACGTCCCAACCCTGGGTTTTTACCTTACAAGATTGACTCCGGTGGCATGGGAGGAGGAAGGATTAGAATATCTACCCCTGTCATCCACCCCTTCTACCCTGGAGGAGTAGTTAGCACCCCTCGTCCTACACCATTAGAGGACCTGGCCCCTCTCCCACTGGCCCCTCATGCCGGAGAACTTTATGCACCAGCTCCCACCCAGGGTCCACCACCTTACCCCCCAGCAAAGACATCCCTGTCGCCCCAGTCAGGCCTGCGCCCTACTGACAGGAGCAGCTCATCCGTCTACGGCCTTGACCTGTCCAAGAAAAGTCCAAGTTCCCAGTCCCAGCTTCCTTCTGGTCACCCCCATTCTATCTCCTCACTCCACCCAGAAGATGAGCCAGAGGGGGAGCTAGATCAAAGAACTAGCCCCCTGCTCAGTCCCAACGATGGCTCCAGAAAAATGGAGACAGCCCATCATGTGGGGTCTCTCACCCCACACCCCTTCCCTCTACCCAACCATCCTCTTGCACCCCATCTTCCCCACCTGCACCGTTCTCAGGGCCAAGAACCTTACCCTTGCCCTCCCAGCCCAGAACCCATGGAGGACTCCAGAGAACAAGGCAGAGATGGGTCCAACATCTATCGGTGGGTGAAGAATGAGCCTTCCAACCcagaggatgaagatgaagaagacgAAGAGGATGAGAGTGGAGGAATCGGTGAGCAGGATAAAGAGAGACACCAGCACATGAATCACCATAAGAACAGTGAGGAAAAGCTGACCATGAATGAGCGGGGCTATGACAGAGGGACCTGCGATGATGGAGAGGATGAGAATGGGACTGGCAGCGAAGAGACTGGGAGCAGTGAGGGTCGTCCATCTCCCCCTGTTCAAGGTGGAAGATATCATATGCCGTATGAGCCAGAAAGTTTCGGAGATAACTTGTACGTGTGCATCCCCTGCGACAAAGGCTTCCCCAGCTCAGAGCAGCTCAATGCCCATGTGGAAACTCATACCGAGGAGGAGCTAAACAACGGGAGTGAGCTggacaacaacagcaacagcaaactTACCAATGCTCATGGACCTAGAAGCTTGAACAACTCTAGTGGCCTCCACAGCCCTTTCTTAGATAGCAAATCGACGCAAAACCTCCATTCCATTGGCCTTGGGGAGATCATAAGACCATATCGCTGTTCATCATGTGACAAGTCTTACAAAGATCCTGCCACCTTGAGGCAACATGAGAAAACCCACTGGCTGACACGCCCATACCCCTGTAGCATCTGTGGCAAGAAGTTCACCCAACGTGGTACCATGACACGCCACATGCGGAGCCATTTGGGCCTAAAACCTTTTGCCTGTGATGCCTGTGGCATGCGCTTTACTCGACAGTACCGTCTGACAGAACACATGCGCATCCactctggagagaagccttatgaGTGCCAGGTGTGCGGTGGCAAATTTGCTCAGCAACGCAACCTCATCAGTCACATGAAGATGCACAGCAGTGGAACAGGTGGCGGAGGAGTAACTCCTGACGGCAATCTGAAGATAGACTTCTCCGAGGGGATTTATCCCCTGAGCAAGTACACCGCTGAGCATCTGGGTCTGAAGCAGGAGAAAACCTCAGACCTTCTTACAGCCTCTCAGCACCTGCTGGTTGATGCCAAAGTCATGGAGAGCCTCTACCCGCTGTCAAAGCTGGCTGTGGAACACCTTGGCCTTACCCACAACAAGATGGACGTCCTGAACCAGCCACTGCCTCCCACTTCCCAGCAGCTCTCGGCAGAGTCCCGCACCATTGACTGCTACTCTCCCAGCTAG